The window AGATGCTTCTGAACTTTACTAGGCATAGGGAAGAGGGACATAATGTAAGTTGGAACGCTGTCTAAGACACTGTTGATTAGAGTTAGCCTTCCACCCATGGAGAGGTATTGCATTTGCCATGTAGCCAATCTTTTTTCCACTTTCTCAATTACTCCATTTCAAGCTACTGCTGATTTGTATTTAGCACCCAAAGGAAGGCCTAGATAAGTTGTTGGAAAGGAGCCTATGCCACAACACATTATGCTAGCCAGTTCATCCAAGTTGGGCACAACATTCACCGGAAAGATCACACTTTTCAACATGTTAATGTGTAACCCTGAGATGACTTCAAATAAGAGCAATGTAAGGTTAAGATACTGCAGCTGCAATTTCTCAGCCCCACAGAAGATTAAGGTATCATCAGCATAGAGTAGGTGTGAAACTGTTACTGTATTTTCTATATTTCTGCCCACCCTGAACCCTTCAATCCACTGCATCTGTTTTGCCTTGTCCAACATTTTGCTCAAACCTTCCATAGCTAGTATAAAAAGGAAGGGAGAGAGAGGGTCTCCTTGCCTAATCCCTTTTTGTGGAGAGAAAAAGCCAACTGGAGATCTGTTCACTAAGATGGAATATTTTACTGTAGTGAGACTAAATTTAATCCACCTGATCCATCTGTCGCCAAACCCCATTTCCTTCAGCATTGCCAATAGATAGGCCCAATTGACTTGGTCAAAAGCTTTCTCTATATCAAGCTTGCATAGAATCCCAGGAAAACCACTTTTTAGCCTTTCATCTAATAACTCATTGGCTACAAGAGTTGCATCTGTAATCTGCCTGTTCTTCAGGAAGGCATTTTGTTCACCTGAGACTAGCTTCACAACAACTGTTTTGATCCTCTCTGCTAGGAGCTTGGATAATATTttgtagatactaccaatgaGACTTATAGGTCGAAAGTCTTTAAGTTCTATTGCTCCTTTCTTTTAGCACCCAAACATCTGTAAAAATCTGTCTAAACATCTCTCATAAAGGGGAGTCTCGACCAAATTTTGGGGATCTATATCTTTTCATACTGAATCGGGATTAGTTTTTACTGTAGTGAGGAAAATGTCTACAATATGTgttactttcttcttcttatcattttttctctctttttctaatTTAGCTTTCTCCTTGAAACTTGTAGTTTAAGTTCTTTAATTTCAGAATTCATCCACTTGTACTTGGTAGAAATCTTTTAAATTGTCGAATCACTTTCGTTGGAGTTAAGATATGCTACAACTAATGGACAATAGAGTTGACGATTAAACTGCGGTGCAGGTACCTTGGTGGGCTCTTTCCTTGCTTTCTCTGTCTAAAAGAGTTCACTCTATCTTTGTTCTTCGATTATTTAATGATTGTTTAGCCACTACTCTCCTCCATGCTGCATTGGTCTCAAttatttgtcaaaaatggcatcTAGGGTTGGTAATTTTCAGGTATATTCTTGCGCAGCTTTGAGATTTTTATTTTGGATTAATTTTGCTTTGTATCAGTGGATTAGCCATCAGTTAAGATTGATCAATGATCCTCTCTTTAGTACAGTGGAGCTGTTTCTATAAAGATGAATGTGCTCCTGTATGCACCACCTCTGTTGCTCCTGATGGTGAAGGTATACTATTGGGACAGTTTAGGTTATTACAACTCAGTAGGTCATTGAACTGCATTTCTGAGTTACCTTTTGTGTTATATGGTGGAAACTTGAAATACAGGCAATGGATATTGTTGGAGTTATATCTGCTTTAGCAGGTGCTGCATTAGTGCAGGTGGGTATTCTCCAAGTTCTCTTTCTAATTCCTAATGCAATGATATTCAGCTGTGTTGCATTATATATATCATCTCTACTCTTATTATTGTCTTCAGTACTGCAGTTGTGTTCTTTGTTAATGTTGTTTGGGAAATAGTTTTACCATGTTCCCTTATTTCGGTAGGGAAGGTTTGTGGTTGCTCCAGGATCAAGGAATCACTTTCTTTTGCTAATCATGAATCACATGATGTTGTATCTTTTTACATTTGCTTGATCTGTATCTTCCATCCTTGATGCTCTTGAGCATCTTTCTAATTGTTATAATTTTATTTCCTCAGAGATCCTCTTACAAGTTTGTGGTCCATATGGTAGGTGAGTCAAGTGACAAGTATAATTCTGTTGGATGGAGCTTCTCCTGAACAAATTGTTTACCAATGACCGTGATGATTGGTGATTGGTGCAGATTGTCATTGGGCTGCCTTTTGTCCTGTCACATCCAGCTTCATATATATCAAAAGCTTTCGATCTTGGTCGTGTTTTCATCCACTTCTGGTACTTCTTAAAAACAATATGTGTGCAAATTTGGTACTCTGAGGCACCATTTTATCATGCACTTTAAAATTGCTGCCTTCCGTTTCTTGATTTAGTTATCTATTTACTTTATATCTCGATAAATCTCTTTTGTTGCGCAAAACAAATAAACAGTTTACCCCAGGATATTTATGACATCCCCATACTATTACCTGtggaattatttttgaaaaactatGGTGATGAGAGATTGAGGAACTATCAACTTGACAAACTTTTGTATCAACATGCATTAGCATCACATGAAACAGCATTCTTGTATTACTCATGCAATTTTTACCTCAAATGCCATTAAACAACACATCGGTGTTGTCTGCTAAATATTGGAGATGCATGTTCTTACTTGCTGGTGTAGTTCCTTCTCTGTCTCATCCCTGTGGAGTTTGGGGCTCATTTTCTTTCGCTTGACATAGACAGCAAAAGTATATTTGCCTCATTTCCCGTGAATAGGCCACTTCTCACCCTAGGCCTACCGTGATCGTCAAACTAAGTTTAGTCTGATCCTAATTGGATATTAAGTTGATTTGGCATGCCTTTTAAAATAATCTGACCATTGAGAGCTGTATTTCTACCATCTGTTACTCAAGATtatgctcattttgtgcttttcttcaattcctttagaaAATACAGTTTATCATAACTCTCTGCTTTGTTGCAGGTCTGTTAACTTCAAATTTGTTCCTGAAGAAATCTTTGTTTCTAAAGCTTTTGCTCTCTCCTTGCTAGTTGCTCATCTCAGTCTGCTATTGATCTTTGCTCATTACAGATGGTGTAGGTGAGTATTTCTCATATTATTATGACCGCGAATGTAGTGGCATTGCTATTCCAAAGTGTTGAAGTGGGAGATGAAAAGTCATAATATGATAATTGTATCTATTTCAAGTGTAAGCTCGGGAACCATAATGTAATTCAGAACTTACTGACTAATTTTGAGTTGTAGAAGCAAGTTAACATCACATAATTTTTTCTTCTCTACACACAGGTAATGAGATTGGACTTCAATTTGCTTTTTTCATCTTTTGCAGACATGAAGGTGGACTGTTTGCTGTCGTGCACTCTAAAATCATTCAACTGAAGCTTAGAGTTGCTCGCAGAGATCCGTCTCCAACAAACAGGGTCCTTCAAACGGACCGTAAGTAATATCTGTTTTGGGTTTCTCTTTACTTAAAGACCATCAAGTTTGTTAAAGTGTCACTAGTTTTTGCTTGATTTGGCATGATTTATGGTTCCTGAATTGgatctgtctattttattttcaGATATTGTGACGACTATGTTTGTCGGGAATTTCATTGGCATTATATGTGCCCGATCCCTCCATTACCAATTTTACTCCTGGTTAGTTCTGCAGCTCATTTTTTTCTTTAGGTTGTGGATTCTATCTCAACCTCCTCCATTCCCacggtttttttttttattgaaaagAAGCTTCTATCCTAAATCAAATGTCTTGAAGTTGTTATTAAGGGTTGACTAATATTTCCAGATTGAGTTTAAAGATGACTAAATTGTTcgttcaaaataaaataaactacaTAAAGTATTAAAATATGCAACTTTTCTCATTTTAAATACTTGAAAAGCTTTAATAGTTATCTTGGTAAGGAAATATTTGAAAAGCGTTAGTAAATGATACTTTAGTTTGACTCTTTGAATAGTTGACATTCAGCTTATGATAGATGCATGCTTTTATAATCTCATGTTTGTATTGAACGTGGTTCTGGCGGAAACTCCGCATAAAAGTACATCACATATTTGAAGAGGACTAATGTAAACCTCCTTTTGTGAAGAACCAAACACTAACTGAAATGTGTAATGGGTATCCATTTTAATGGTAAACTCTCATGTTGTAACTTAATTATTGTGAGTCACTAAAATGAATGGAGCTTTCCAGACCAGCCTAATAATAATTTCAGATTCCTCAGCATCTCATTGAAGGTGTTAACAGGACTGCTAGCCTgtactttttccttttttgataaCCGAAAAATCTCTAAGGGCCAGTGGCGCACGGTTTGAAACTCGGTGGATATGGGCCCGCCCCTTTACCTTTTTCCACCAGACTTTTTATTTGTGGCAAGGTTCAAACCCCGATGTTGGTCTAACTCACATAACGCTGTTCACTCTTACCATTAGACCAAAGCGTTGGGGACGTGCAGCCTGCTTTTAAGGGAGAAAATGTTTATTTTTAAACTGCTCATTGAGTAATTAAGCATACTTTTATGGACTTTCTCTGGTGAATCAGTCACACTGTTCTAGAGGAAGAGAAGAAGATCCCAAAACTCAGTCCCCCACTCTGCCTACTAACATGGCACCAGAACAAGGCATAAAAAGCCTTGATTAGTATTATTAGCCAAGCAGATGGAAAATTGCTCCCTTTTCATTGGTTTCCTGGATTCTATGTCAGGTTTCAGTTGAACTAAGAGAAAACCATTGATGTTTGACCTAGATCTTGTTTGCAGGTACTTTTATAGCTTACCATATTTATTGTGGAAAGCGCCATTTATAACCCTCCTACGGTATTCAGTTTGATACTCaagcttctttatttgctttAGTTTTATGGTAATTTCTGTTCCAGATTTATACAAGTTTAGTGCTGTTCTGCAGTTTACTGTTGTTCGCAGCTGTTGAGTTTTGCTGGAATGTCTTTCCCTCCAACAGTTACTCATCAATACTCCTCCTCTGTGTTCATTTAATCATACTGGGCGGTTTATGGATCAGTTCTCCGGAATAtccatatgttggaaaaacaaCCGATAAATCATCATCTGAGAAGAAGGCCAGATGAAGCACTACATGTTTTTTCTCTGAGAATGGTTATGCATGCCTGCCCTCATCCTTGACCACCATAGTTGAAATCTGATGCTCTAACCAGAAAGATGTAGTTTGGTTTTACTGAGAGGAGTTTTTGGTTATTCTGTTAAATTGCTAGTATAATTTTAAATCCTTACTTTGTTTAGATAGCATACAACAAAGCTACAAAGCGGGTCACAATCCTTACTATGCACGTGTCCGCTCGTAATTCTCTGgcacaaaggaaaaaaaaacgtGAAAACAAAAAAGTAACACGAGAGTAAATATTAAATgtgtataaaaataaacatgtctcATAGTTATTGTGAGATATGTGAATATACTTATTACAGAAAAGCGTTGATTTCATAACTTAGTGATATTAAAGATGTCACTTTTTGTtagttaatttattttcttatcaCTATTACTTTCTTAGTTGCTTATATGATAAAAAGGATAAGAAAGACTTCTATGCATGTATGAAGGAAGAAAAACTTTTGGtctttgaatttgtcaacaatgTTAGCTTTGCTATTTATCTAAATATCTTACTGTTTAGACTCTCACATAATTACTTAGTCACCAATAGTCGTAGCAGATTAATCTTGATTAATATACTAAATTTTAAAGAAACTAAATGTTCTCCAACAATTTAAGAAACGTCAAACTAAAAGTAATATAAGTAATTGTGTTCTCTATTTATGGTTCTTTTAtactaaataataaaaattagttGTCTTTTAAACGTAATTCCTCCAACCCACACAAAATCCCTAATTGTTTTCCAATACACaactatttttgttttatttaattatatactccatttaataaagttctttcaGTATGTTTTTCATATTAGTTCTATACATAAGTACTACGAAGTGGGATAAAATTTTAACATGCTTAAAATCTCTGAATATTCACTAATATCAGTAGAAATAATGTTGAGATTAAGAATAATCTCTATTctactttgtcacgacccaaaccgatgggtcgcgacggATGCCCGAGACCTacttgtcaaacacccctaagcatccgtctaagatataaacctcaATAACAtgtgctgaattacgagaataatatacatgaaggaaacctgcccaaaaaggcatacatacatatacgtgCAACATACGTAGAGCGAGCCgataaggctgctatagacaactatatacctcaaaactggaAGCCAACAAGGCCACgtactatccaactagacatactgtttacagacctctaatagaaatataactgtacaaagacgggactgagccacatcatacccatatatatagcaactccggatcaagtggagcacgccaactctcgctgatcaaggatcctaagaagggggaccgtcagcgtGTCTACatgcacctacgggcatgaaacgtaggccccgtgaaatagggcgtcagtacgaaaaatgtactgagtatgtaaggcatgaaaatcagtacgtaaaagacataggtgaaacatgaaataaagaaatccatctgtaaatctgaataactttgtaaattctgaaacatttgtaatatcatgcacgtgcgtataaatgtcgtgtcatgcataggtatgagtgtacataatatcaacaagccactgagggcatcccatcatatcgtctcggccactgtgggcaacatcatcaacatataccaactgatcaggtgggtgatgtgtatataacgcggtaaccttttttccatatcccatatacataaatatatacatataaatacgcgtatataacgccgtctggtcatgggtcaatgtacatgcatgcatgaaaatatgttaaaaatttcaatattcttttcggataaactttatcaactgtgtattattttgagactcatgaacagaagatataacaatatgtcacatggggaatcaagaccAAAAagacccctagtatttttatgaatagagtcgtttataaaaactgtgtgtttgctcgtttcttctgtataacttggaccatgccaagaagaaagaagggatgaccttaacatacctggagtagggaaaactccgtataatattcttgaagattgcaccgtactcttttggaaccgcaaaattttacgttgctacgattcTAACAATTTCCATTGGAAACCTTCGTAGATTGAATTTAGAACCCCCAAAAAATTGGATTGAAATTTGCTTTTGTTCTTGAAGTCTTGAACGAAATCAAGCTTCTGTTCTCTAAAGTTTTTTCGGAATGAATTAAGCTTCTTCTCCTTGAAGCCTTTGAACTAGGAAAAATGGAATTTTGAcgtttttgattttgttttgtcCAAATGAATGGAACAAGACCTTCTAATTGTTAAATTCCAATAATTCCTAGGTAGCCACATAGGACTATATGACTACTTAGTCACTTTCTAgatttgtggcttcttgccacatTGGGGGGgtgtaatttattaatttttatccacttattagttaattggtaatgtcccgttacccaataattaatcaattacctgtataatttaaaaaaattacctcaaattacttaaaattctacttatttttaatatactttatacatcatactatcacggccatatggtaccttgaatggtactagtttataattatcgggtattatcactcgacccgtattttattccaaattggccactttcaacgaaactcgttttctttaattcgtgtaccctttatccttcttgacacttacttattgcttgttataattagcgtaaatacgttaacctcaagataatctcatccccgagactacgtcggttaactgaagatgaaacttttaacgtacgaaaatgcgagatgtaacatctttccccccttagaaacattcgtcctcgaatgttcaactccccagGATCTATATAACTTTTGGTAGGGTCGCCcttgtaacaacactactaccaactctcccgtagaagcttaataatctaACGCCACAcaggaccacaatcatcaataacgacaataGCCTCACACGActaatgacaataactaacacaagaatctgTACACGTACCTTGAGGTTATGAcatctgttgatacccaatttttccctatatattttaaatatacataaataccttcaaaataccatatatatgcatatataagcatgcacaaggtttttataattgtttccaaaattttaagggtttaaattgatttattttctctccttttattcataaaatccccaataattatttcccaaattattgatataattatttattcatttaatttctatacttatgccaaaatatggctaatataatttttatgcatttgtataattacatttagtattttttaaccTAAATTGCATATAATGCAATGTTAGCCCACTTaaggtataattatatttatatgcgtaaaattggtccctatatttttaaaatgttaattatgtatattaaATCATTTTGGCacattaaattattttccataaattacctattatttattataaattataatagggaaagtggctatttaaataatagccagatttggctttcaattgtagcccaaatcggACCACTCCCCAGCCCAATCTCCTACCCAATTAACCCGATCCAAACCCCATAAACAcctacccaaacccggaacccacctACCCGGTTGAATCCTAACTGTTGATCTCCCAAATCAACGGTCCACAtacaccctttcctttttaattcctaaacgaccccctaaccctacTCATTTCCAAACCCCCACTGCCTTTAGATGCTCTcgtctctcttttctctcaacctaaccctaatcaatCTTCAACCGCCGCCTCTTTCTCCGGTCATCTTCGGTGACcacctttcaaccccaagcctccaatgggtctTCCATCACCTTGCTCATCATCTTTGAGGCCTTCAAGGATCCTGGGCCATGCTGATTTGGatctagggtttcttcttctgttgttcatggcttctccggtgtgattttaGGTAAAATCACACCATATATGTTACTATCTGTGAAGTTTACAACAGGTTCTTTCgtttctatttgggtttcctttgaaaccctaactctcgttTGAATCTCTTAGATCCGTGCTATTTTTAACGCTTTAAGTTTATTTCTTCCTATGTTTTGCACTATTCTCGAACTTCTTCTGAAAGATCCTCAACTTTAAACCGTTgaactttctttaaaaattagggtttcttcTACACTTGTTTTAACCGATTTTTCTTCATGATTAAACCTCTTTCCTTGTTACCTTGACTGATTTCATGTTCTTAATGCTTTTTCAACTCGActctgttaaaagccctaatttcttagatCCTCTTTGTTTtattctgtgtgttagcatgactgcTTGATCTTGTTAAAGTTTCTGTCGGTTACCATGCTTCGAATGGGTTTTCTACTGAGTCTTTAGCCTATTTGTATCACCTCTGTGTGATTGTTATTCATCTTGatttgttcatctcttgcttctttctgtcGATATGGTTGACCTTGCCTGTTTGCTACATCTGtttgttcttctctatttatatgttgcaaTATAGAATCATGACCCTCTCttgatttgattctgatttccttatttgatggtttgattgaagggttttcttttaaaaccctaaaattctACTCGTCTGTTTAAATTGACTGATTTCATTACCTTATCTGCTATGGTACTTTATTTTTCTGAATCTAGTCCTAATTGACTACCCTATGCGTACTGAAccttgattctttccttattagtcctgtactaattttctttttctttccttatatGCTGCTGTTTCTTACCGATTGAATTAgctcccttaacttaagggaatACTTCCTTGATTTTCTAATTGATTAATTTTGAGTTCCTCAATTAttatgctactatgattcttaccttattttactacctattttcaactataaataccctaagtctttcattaacacacaCGAACACTTGGGTTCAAAAACTATATCTCTTACTAAAATCtctgctctctctctctttcttgtGCTATTTGCTACTGTTAGCCGACTGCAAGACAAGGCTAATCATTTGTGCTCTCTTGTTCTCTCATTCTGCTTTCTTttctcttcactggtatgtcttagttttaatttaaagctccaacaacaacatgcttctcttattgtttcagtttctcttatTTCTAGATTGCTTCTACTTACAGTtatgttgtgaaacttgtagttaagtTACATTATCAGCATGTTATTGTCTTTCCCCTTCCTTTAGATTAGTGTATTCCCTTACGTGTGTTTCAAAACATGCATTGCCAATTGTCTTTTACTTATTGTGTACTTACCATCCTAtgaatccccaaatccctatcacccctctatgtgtttgagttCTTCATGACTAGTTTGTGAATATGCTAGTGTCAActatttctgagcatgtctaaacCAGTCCTGAGACCCTTGCTGGGTTATGTGTTTGCAGCCAAATGGCTATGtgtcccaaaccccttgacccctatGTGACTACTGAATTCATTTGGATTCTGTAAACTAGCTGTGTGTGATCCTATCCTGAAGTGCTTGAACATTGTTTACTACTCCAATCCTTTTTTCAAACAATCTCTGTTGttttactaattgctttcaaaacatACTTTTTAATCCAGTCCTTAATAAACCTTTTTTCAATTTGTGTCCTGCACTTCCActttactcttagtcaataaaTTTTGCCCCCTATACTATGTATactaccttgggatcctcttgagagcactctgaactctagcatactggggctggcctttccacactacactggttcaattcttggttgctaagtctaggtgtaagcattgctcggggtccttgagacccttagggaactttgatgtacctagactctgatttgtctatagAATTCAGGCTTatgagaccattggaggctttgggaaacttgggcctaattgaaggctccTTATAGAATAgctttttgattttctattttacttatgtaattcattcattggcctgtaataatttgcaAATAGATATTTagtaaaagggtgggtagatgaaTACTTtctggggtaatacgggtagagaTCCTGCTCTTGggacattatttttaaaagtttgactaCTTGCATaaatagaaaacatgctcataggtCCACTCTCTTAAATCTGATTGATGTGCCTAAACAGAAATCATGCCAATAGgatttcatttctaagtttgtttgcatcaagtagaaatcatgttcataaggttctgcattttgtcatgttagaaaccatgtttataggTTCCAAACAATCATGCCTTAAATCaatagatgacatgcctataggactcaat is drawn from Nicotiana tabacum cultivar K326 chromosome 22, ASM71507v2, whole genome shotgun sequence and contains these coding sequences:
- the LOC107810286 gene encoding dol-P-Man:Man(5)GlcNAc(2)-PP-Dol alpha-1,3-mannosyltransferase-like isoform X2, which gives rise to MAAKSAAAMRKNSHRSDHFFQKLMKHPKLPFAFALLFADSILVTLIIAYVPYTKIDWDAYMSQVTGFLEGERDYSNLKGDTGPLVYPAGFLYIYSAIQYVTGGQVYPAQILFGFLYMLDLAIVVFIYLKTDVVPWWALSLLSLSKRVHSIFVLRLFNDCLATTLLHAALVSIICQKWHLGLVIFSGAVSIKMNVLLYAPPLLLLMVKAMDIVGVISALAGAALVQIVIGLPFVLSHPASYISKAFDLGRVFIHFWSVNFKFVPEEIFVSKAFALSLLVAHLSLLLIFAHYRWCRHEGGLFAVVHSKIIQLKLRVARRDPSPTNRVLQTDHIVTTMFVGNFIGIICARSLHYQFYSWYFYSLPYLLWKAPFITLLRLLLFAAVEFCWNVFPSNSYSSILLLCVHLIILGGLWISSPEYPYVGKTTDKSSSEKKAR
- the LOC107810286 gene encoding dol-P-Man:Man(5)GlcNAc(2)-PP-Dol alpha-1,3-mannosyltransferase-like isoform X1; this encodes MAAKSAAAMRKNSHRSDHFFQKLMKHPKLPFAFALLFADSILVTLIIAYVPYTKIDWDAYMSQVTGFLEGERDYSNLKGDTGPLVYPAGFLYIYSAIQYVTGGQVYPAQILFGFLYMLDLAIVVFIYLKTDVVPWWALSLLSLSKRVHSIFVLRLFNDCLATTLLHAALVSIICQKWHLGLVIFSGAVSIKMNVLLYAPPLLLLMVKAMDIVGVISALAGAALVQRSSYKFVVHMIVIGLPFVLSHPASYISKAFDLGRVFIHFWSVNFKFVPEEIFVSKAFALSLLVAHLSLLLIFAHYRWCRHEGGLFAVVHSKIIQLKLRVARRDPSPTNRVLQTDHIVTTMFVGNFIGIICARSLHYQFYSWYFYSLPYLLWKAPFITLLRLLLFAAVEFCWNVFPSNSYSSILLLCVHLIILGGLWISSPEYPYVGKTTDKSSSEKKAR
- the LOC107810286 gene encoding dol-P-Man:Man(5)GlcNAc(2)-PP-Dol alpha-1,3-mannosyltransferase-like isoform X3 translates to MAAKSAAAMRKNSHRSDHFFQKLMKHPKLPFAFALLFADSILVTLIIAYVPYTKIDWDAYMSQVTGFLEGERDYSNLKGDTGPLVYPAGFLYIYSAIQYVTGGQVYPAQILFGFLYMLDLAIVVFIYLKTDVVPWWALSLLSLSKRVHSIFVLRLFNDCLATTLLHAALVSIICQKWHLGLVIFSGAVSIKMNVLLYAPPLLLLMVKAMDIVGVISALAGAALVQRSSYKFVVHMIVIGLPFVLSHPASYISKAFDLGRVFIHFWSVNFKFVPEEIFVSKAFALSLLVAHLSLLLIFAHYRWCRHEGGLFAVVHSKIIQLKLRVARRDPSPTNRVLQTDHIVTTMFVGNFIGIICARSLHYQFYSWFQLN
- the LOC107810286 gene encoding dol-P-Man:Man(5)GlcNAc(2)-PP-Dol alpha-1,3-mannosyltransferase-like isoform X4, giving the protein MPQHIMLASSSKLGTTFTGKITLFNMLMCNPEMTSNKSNVRLRYCSCNFSAPQKIKVPWWALSLLSLSKRVHSIFVLRLFNDCLATTLLHAALVSIICQKWHLGLVIFSGAVSIKMNVLLYAPPLLLLMVKAMDIVGVISALAGAALVQRSSYKFVVHMIVIGLPFVLSHPASYISKAFDLGRVFIHFWSVNFKFVPEEIFVSKAFALSLLVAHLSLLLIFAHYRWCRHEGGLFAVVHSKIIQLKLRVARRDPSPTNRVLQTDHIVTTMFVGNFIGIICARSLHYQFYSWYFYSLPYLLWKAPFITLLRLLLFAAVEFCWNVFPSNSYSSILLLCVHLIILGGLWISSPEYPYVGKTTDKSSSEKKAR